GCCCGATTTGCGGTCGAACGCGGCGATCAGGCGCTGGAGCGGCTGGTTCAGCCGGTAGCTGAACAGGAGGGAGAACAGAAGGCTGACCAGCACCGCAGCAGCGAGCAGAACGGCGAGCAGCAGTCGCATGCCGCGCAGCCCGCTCGCAATGGCGGCAACCTCGGTGACCCGGACGTAGGTGAAGCCGGTCTGCGCCCCTTTTTGATAGAAATAATAGTTGTCCCCGATCCGCTCATGTGAGCTTGTAGTAACGGCATACTCCAGCGCTGGCAGCTCCGTCTCTGCGGTGGAGAAGAGCAGTTGGTCCTGCGCATCCATTATATAGAAGGGATTCTTCCCGGCATCCCCGTACGCCTGCTCCAGCCGCTGCGGATTCAGCATCACAATGCCGTAGACCTCTTCATAAGGAATGGCCTTGATCATGACCGGCATCAGCCGCCCGAGCGCACGCGAGGAATTCATCGTAGTCTCTGTGAAGGAGGCGGCAGGGAGGACCTTCAGATACTGGTTGTCCATGGTCTGTGCGCTCCAGAAGTCCGCCGGATACTCCCCGCTGTAATAATATTTGCCGAACATGTCGCTGGTGCTGCTAAGCCCTTCTTTTTCGAGTACATAATCCTGCTCCTTGAAGTACAGAATGAAATTCTCAATATGCAGAAAAGGATTCCCGTACAGCGTCATCAGATCGGACTTAACCTCGCTGACAATATCGTAATGCCGGTTCTCCTTCAGATGGCTGAGAATGCCCAGATTGGCGGTCCACGTATCCGACTGGGTGAGCGCCAGAATCATATTCTGGGTCAGCCGGAAGTGATTCTCATACCCTTCCACCGTCTGCTTCAGACTCTGCTCATTCTGCCGGACGACCTCCTGATAGACCTTGCCGCTCAAGTATAGATGTGAGAACAGATTAAAGGAAGCTAGCAGCAGGATGATGCTCAGGAAGCTGAGCATGAGCTTGACGAACAAGCCGCTAAGGGCAAATTGGCTGGTCAGCGGTCTCTTCATATGTAGTCCCCCTTCAGGTGCAGCCGCTTGGTTATTGTTTTATCCTATCATAGCGGCATAAAGCTGACACGCACAATATGCACTTTTACCGATTTATACGCAGGTAGCGGGAAATATGCAGATATGGCGAAAAGTTATATAACATGCTGATAGCGCTTACCGAACGATTGCGGCTATACTTCGGAGACAAACCCGGGAATCACCGGGGAAGTAAGCTGACATCCAAGCCATCATTAAGAACGTGAGGGGAATGCCTATGGCTCAACCGAGTGCAGTACAAGACAACTTGCGAAAGGAACTGAAGAATCCCTACCGGCGGAAGGGGCGGCGGCTGCGGACCTGGCACCATAACAAAGCACTATGGCTGCTGTTCCTGCCGTGCCTGCTGTATTATCTGATTTTCCGGTATGCACCGATGTTTGGCCTCGTCATTACGTTTAAGGATTATAATCTGTTCAAAGGGATCTGGGCCAGCGACTGGGTGGGGCTGAAATACTACCGGATGTTTTTGGAGAATCCTGACTTTTGGCCGCTGATGAAGAACACTTTACTGCTGGGCCTGTACAAGCTTGTATTCGGGTTCCCGGCTCCCATCATCCTGGCTATTCTGCTGAACGAAGTGCGCAAGGCAACATTCAAAAAGTTCGTACAGACTGTCAGTTATCTGCCGCATTTCATCTCCAATGTCATTGTGGCGAGCATGGTCATTATGTTCCTGTCGCCCACCGGAGGGCTGATTAACAATCTGCTGGGCACGTTCGGGATTGGACCGATTAACTTCATGAATGAGCCCGGGTTATTCCGGGGGATCTATGTCCTGTCGGAGATCTGGCAGCATATCGGCTGGGAGACCATCATCTATCTGGCCGCTCTAACGGCGATTGACCCGCAGCTCTATGAAGCGGCAGATATGGACGGGGCCAGCCGGATGCGCAAAATATGGCATGTCACGCTGCCCGGCATCTCACCGGCGATTGTCATCACCCTGATTCTGAATATCGGCAAGGTGCTGGAGATCGGCTTCGAGAAGGTCTTCCTCATGCAGAACCCGGCGATCTACGATACGGCAGATATCATCAGTACCTATGTCTACCGGGTCGGGATGGAGCAGGGGAACTTCAGCTACGGTGCCTCCATTGACCTGTTCATGGGCATCATCAGCCTGATCTTCATCTATAGTGCCAATTACATCAGCCGCCGTGTCAGCGAGACAAGTCTATGGTAGAAAAGAGGTGTGGTGATGAGATCACCGAAGTTTTCCTGGTTTAACGTGGTCAGCACGGTCTTCCTGCTGGGGGTTGTAGTGATTACGCTCTATCCGTTTCTGCACATGCTTGCGGTATCCCTAAGCAGTGATGTCAATGTCATCAAGAACAACATCTCGTTCTGGCCCAAGGGCTTCAATGTGAATATGTACGAGCTGGTGCTTGGAGACCCGAAGATCTGGACGGCCTATAAAAACACGCTGATCTACACCGTGCTAGGCACCCTGATCTCGCTGGTAGTTACTTCCACAGGAGCCTATGCGCTCTCCCGCCGGGATATGGCGCTGCGGGGTACCTTCACCCTGTTGATCGTCATCACGATGTTCTTCAGCGGAGGAATGATCCCGACCTTCCTCGTTGTCCGCTCCCTGGATATGGTGGACACCGTATGGGGCATGGTGCTGCCGGGCGCGGTCAGTACCTGGAACCTGATTCTGATGCGGACCTTCTTCTCCGGCATTCCCAAGGAGCTGGAGGAATCCGGCCGCATCGACGGATTGAATGATATCGGGATCTTCATGCGGATCATTGTTCCGCTGTCGAAGGCTTCCTTCGCCACGATTGCTTTGTTTTACGCCGTGGGCATGTGGAACAACTTCATCTACCCGTTGCTGTATCTGCGCACCCCGGATCTGTTTCCGCTCCAGGTGCTGCTCCGCAATCTGGTGCTGGCGGGAAGTGCCAGCTCGGGGGATGTGACCGGGATCGGGGGAGATAATCAGGTCGTTGAAGAATCGCTCAAATATGCGACGATTATGGTATCTACCCTGCCGATTCTCACGGTATATCCGTTTGTTCAGAAGTATTTTGTCAAAGGCGCCATGATTGGCGCGGTGAAAGGCTGATCAGCCTGCGCCATAATTACATTTAAGGGAGAGATGATGAATGAACAAATGGAAGTCTGTAATGCTGCCCCTAGTAACTGCCGCCATGCTGGTGACGGGCTGTAGCGGAGGCAACAACACTAGCACCCCGCCTGCTGCTACTGGTACATCCGGCGGAGATGCCGCTGCCACTGCCGGGGCGAAGCAGGAGCACACCTTCACCGCACTGCTGGACAACAACGCCACCTTCCCCTATTCCAAGGATTGGCCGGTCTGGGGCTGGATCAAGGACAAGACCGGCGTAACTCTGGAGGTGCAGACGCCTTCCGGGAAGCTGGCCGAAGCGCTGAACCTGGCGGTAGCCTCCAATGTCCTGCCGGACCTGATGTATATGCCCAACCGCAAGGAATCGAACAAGTTCGGGCAGCAGGGTGCACTCATCGATCTGATGGAATACATGGACAAGCTGCCGAATTTGAGCGCATGGATGAAGCAATATCCGGATGAGGCGAAGGCGGCGCTCTCGGCCGACGGCAAAATGTATATGTTCCCGAACCAGGGCTTCGGGGAGACGAACCGCATGATCTGGATGTACCGCCAGGATGTTTTTGAGAAGGAAGGCATCAAGGCTCCGGCCACCTATGAAGAGCTGCATACAGCCCTCAAGACGCTCAAGGCGAAATACCCGGACAGTTATCCGCTATCGGTCCGTTACGGCCAGATCCCCGATGAGATGAATATGAGCATGACCGTTAACTATGAGACAGGGGAAGGGGCGTACTATGATTTTGACAAAAAGGAATGGCGTTATGGTCCGACGGAGGAGAGCTACAAGGAGATGGTCGGCAGATGGAAGCAGTTCTATGATGAAGGGCTGATTCCGCCGGACTTCCTCTCCTTACAGACCAAGCAGTGGCAGGATATGGTCTCCACCGGCAAGTCGTTCGTGACAGTTGATTACATCAGCCGGGTGGACTTCTTCAATAATGCGATGCGCAAGGAGAATCCTGAGTTCAATATGCAGTTCATGGCTCCTCCTGCCGGGCTTCCCGGCGGTAAACAGCTGAATCCTTATTTTCATTATATGGAGGGCGGACTGACGGTCGCTTCCACCTCCAAGAATATCGAAGACATCATGAGTTACATGGACTTTTTCTATTCGGAAGACGGGCGGACGCTCAGCAGCTGGGGCGTGGAAGGCGAGACGTATGTGAAGGAAGGCAGCGCGATCAAGTTCAAGCCGGAATTCACCGATGTCATTGAGATGCGGAAGCAGACGGGGCTGCAGACCAGCGGAACCTATACCTGGATTGACTTCGACGCCCATCTGTCCCTGTTCTCGGAGGACCTGAAGCACGCCTATGAAGAAGCCGTCAACTATGATCCGGCCAATATGCAGCCGCGTCCGGCCTTCACGGAGAAGGAGAATGAAGTCATCTCGATCACCGGGCAGGCGATCAAGAAGCACCGCGACGAGAGCTTCGCGAAGTTCGTCACCGGCTCCCGCAAGCTGGCCGACTGGGATAAATATGTGGAGGAAATGAACAATCTGGGCGTAGACAAGCTGCTGGAGACGTATAAGGAAGCGTATGACCGCGTGCAGAATATTCAATTAAGCAGCAACTAATTACAGGGCAGAACCGCAGAAGCACAGGCAAGGCATTCATGGTAATCGCTTGACCATTAAAGGAGGCGCCGCTTATGAAGCAATGGCTGCAAGGCTTTGGCAAACGGCTTGGATGGATTCTGTGGGTGGTAAGTCTGATTCTGGTTATTTCAGCAGTGGCGGTCCCGGGCACAGCCCGGGCCGCAGGCACCCTTACACTGGATGAACCGCCCGGGGGATATGGTTCCTCCGGAGGGCCGGTGGAGGTCAGCGGCACCTATACCGGACTGTATGATGTCCGGTTGTATGTGAACGGGACGGCCCAGTTCGAGGTGCTGCTGGATGACCCGGACGGGGATGACAGCGGCAGTTGGTCTTATACGCTCGACACCTCCCGTTACAACGGTTCAGTGGAGCTGGTGGCACGCGGGCTGGATACCACCACCCGCTACGGGGTGTGGAGTCCGTCTGTCACCCTTGAGGTGAACAACCCCGCAGGTGTTGCGCCAGTGGTGACGATTACGGGTCCGGACGAAGGCGTGTCCTTAAGCGGACAGGTGAATATCACCGTCCAGGCGCAATCATCCTTGCCGGTCTCGGCCGTGCAGGTCCGGGTGAACCGGGGACCGTGGCAGCAGGCCGCTTATAACGGCACGGAATATGTATATGTCTGGAATACGGCGGGCATCGGTGACCGCACGATCAGCCTGGAGGCCCGGGCCACGAATGCGCCCGGACGCTACGGCTACAGCCCGACCGTCTATGCGCAGGTCGGTGCCGGCACGCATGAGCCGGCGGTTCCTCTGCCCGATCAGGACCGGGCCATGTGGATTTGGGAGCCGGAAAGCTATAAGCTGCTGCTGAATCCGGGTTCGCGGGAGGTGCTGGAGTCCTTCGTTACGGACACCGCAACCTTCGGATCAAAGCCGGTGACGACGCTGTATCTGGCTGTGGGCAACTACGCGGGCTACCGGGCGCTGGAGGAGCAGGAGGATGAGCTGCGCTCCTTCATGCGCTGGGCGCATGAGCGGAACTTAAGCGTCCATGCCCTTGTCGCGGGCGGAACCTCCCCGGCTTATATGGGTGCTTATGAGCGCTACCATAGTCATGCTGTCCGGGAGATCGAACAGATTATCAACTACAATCTTGCGGTGGATGCGGATGAGAAGTTCGATGGAATCAATGTGGACATCGAGCCGTATATATCCCCGGACTTCAAAGATCCAAGCAAATTCCTGCAAATGGAGTACCTGGATGGCCTGCGTAAAATGATTGACCGCCGCGATACAGCAGGGATACAGCTGCCCTTCGGACCGGCTGTGCCCAAATGGTACGATTCATCCGAGCAGGGGGCGAATATCCAGTGGAACGGTACAACGAAATGGTTGTCTGAGCATATCCAGGATATCTCCGATTATATCTCCATCATGGATTACCGGGATTCCGCAGACGGAACCGCCGGCATCATTGCCGGAGCTGCCGGTGAGCTGGCCTACGCCGAGGCGATCGGCAAGCCGGATTCGAGCCGCGAAGAGTACAGGCAGCCGGTTATTATTATGCCAGCGCCCATGACCTTCCGCACACCACCGCGCTGCTGCCGCATGGAGGGCTTAGCGGATTAACCCTATCGTCAGGCAGCTGGGACAAGCCTTTTGCCGCCAGTGACAAATCCTATACCGTAACAGTCAACAGCAATGTAACTTCGCTGCAGGTCACACCGGTTACCGCCAAGGCGTCGGATGCATTGCGGGTTAACGGACTGCCCGTGGCATCGGGAACAGCCGCATCCGTTACGATCGGTTCAGAGCCTGCTGATGTCTCGGTCCTGGTGTACCACGAGGATGGAACCGCAGATCTCTATCTGCTGCATATCGAGAGAAGTCAGACGGCAGATCCGGTGATCCCGGTGACCATGGATGCCTTTGTCCATGAGCACCAGCCCTCCGCTAATTTCGGTCAGGAGCCAGTGCTGGAGGTCGCCGACCTTCCGAACGCACTGGGCGGAGGGGACCGCATCGCCTTCATGAAGGCCGATCTTAATCTCTCTGGGACGGCGGTGCAGTCCGTAACCCTGAATGTGTATGTCACTGCTCCCCCGGCTTCCCCGGTTACACTTGCACTAAAAGGGTACACCAGTGCGCAGTGGACCGAGAGCGGCATCACCTGGAATAACCGCCCTGTCACCGGCGGAGCGAATCTCGGAACAGTCCGGGTCACCGGGGGCGGGTGGTACAGCGCCGATGTGACCGCTTATGTTGTCGCGGCAGCGGCGGCTGGACTTACGCCGACCTTTCAGTGGAGCGACCCCAACACTTCCGGCATTGTTGTATCGCTGGCCAGTTCAAAGAATTCGGATAACAAGCCATATCTGCTGGTGAACAGCGGAATCTATTAGAGAAGGGGCGGTCACTTCCGCCCCTATAAGGAGGAGAGGGTTCATCATGGAAGAGACGTTGATTCCGGCGGCAGGGCATCTAGTGGAGCGTATACGCGTTCTGGTCTATAACCAGCGCAGCCAAATGGGAGCAGCAGCGGCAGGAGCGGTCGGGCAGAGCATCAGAGACTTGCAGGGGAAGTCCCAGGCTCCGGTCCGCATTGTATTTGCCGCAGCTCCGTCACAGAATGAGTTGTATGAGGGACTGGTTAGAGAGCAGGGGATTGACTGGTCCCGGGTGCATGCTTTTCATATGGATGAATATATCGGGCTGCCGGCAGTCGCTCCCCAGCGCTTCGGAAACTACTTGCAGGAACGGTTGTTCAGCATAGTCAATCCCGGACGGATTGAGCTGCTGGGCTGGACGGGCAATATTGAAGAGGAGTGCCGGAGATACGCGGCGCTGCTGAATGAAGCTCCTATTGATATCGTCTGTCTGGGGATCGGGGAGAACGGGCATGTTGCGTTCAATGATCCGCCTGTAGCCGATTTTGCCGATCCGTTTCTTGTGAAAGCAGTCGAATTAGACGAAGACTGCCGGACGCAGCAGGTGAATGACGGCTGCTTCGCCAGCCTGGACGATGTACCTACCCATGCGCTTACACTGACCGTGCCCGCCTTGATGGCAGGTCACCATCTGTTCGCCATTGTTCCCGGGAAGGCCAAGCAGGCTGCATTGCAGGCGGCGCTTCATGGCCCGCTCAGTACCGTGTGCCCGGCGAGCATCCTACGGACTCATCCCTCCATTACGCTGTTCACGGACCTGGATGCCTTCGGCTCATGAATGGTGTGATCTCGGGAAGACATTACAGAACCGGCCTGCCGCTTGAGGTCCACGTTAACGATGGTGTCATTGAAGCCGTTCATACGCTGGCCGAGAGTCAGCATATGAACGATTGGCCCTGGCTTGCGCCGGGGCTGATAGATTTGCAGGTGAATGGCGGCTGGGGGCTGGACCTGAACACGCTTCCGCTTAAGCCGGAGACCGTAGCCGGACTCTCGCGCCGCCTGCTGACCCGGGGAGTCACCTCGTATTGCCCGACCCTGATTACGAATGGGCCGGACCAGCTTGCCCAGGCAGCATCCGCGATTGATGAAGCCGTGCGGACACAGCCGGTTATCGCCGGGCAGATTGCAGGCATCCATCTGGAGGGGCCCTTCCTGTCGCCGGAGGACGGTCCGCGCGGGGCGCATCCCCTAGAGCATATCTGCCCGCCTGACTGGGAGTCCTTCTGCCGCTGGCAGGAAGCGGCGGAGGGACTGATCAGGATCATCACCGTGTCGCCCGAATGGCCGGGAGCTGCAGCCTTCATCTCCAGATGCACCGCTTCCGGCGTCCGGGTCTCCATCGGACACACAGCCGCCTCAACGGAGCAGATCCGGCAAGCAGTGGCCGCAGGCGCGGTGATGTCTACTCATCTGGGCAACGGTACACATCTTACACTTCCGCGCCATCCCCATTATCTGTGGGAGCAGCTGGCTGCCGATGAGCTGTATGGCTGCATGATTGCCGACGGCTGCCATCTGCCGGATGCGCTGCTGAAGGTGATTCTGCGGGTGAAGCAGAGCCGGGCGATTCTGGTCAGCGATGCCGTCTCGCTGAGCGGCATGGCGCCGGGTGCCTACCGGCTGCATATCGGCGGCGACGTGGTGCTGACGCCGGAGGGGCGGCTGCATCTGGCGGGCCATCCGCGGCTGCTGGCCGGATCGGCCATGATGCTCCCGGACCAGGTGTCCTACCTGGCCCGGGCCGGGCTGGTGCCGCTGGAGGACGCGCTCGACTGCGCCTCGCTTCACCCGGCCCGGCTGCTGGGGCTCCCGCAGGCTGCCGGGCTTACCGCCGGTTCGCCTGCGGATCTGATCGGCTTCCGCAAAGTCGGCGGCGGAGACCTGGAGATTCAAGCGGTATGGAAGAACGGCCGGATTACAGCGGCCAAGAAGGACTAGGAGAGTAACAGAATTAAAGAACTGACTCCATTTCACATTTCATAACGGGACAGCAGAACGTTGCGTTCGTACAGAACAATCAGAAATAAATGTAGTGGAGTGGTCATAATGAGGCCATCCGGCCCAATGTAGTCGAAAAACCGAACACATTGCGATCGGACGCGGCGCATGGGCCAAATGTAATCGAAAAACCGAACACATTGCGACCGGGGACGGTGAGTAGGCCCAATGTAGTCGAAAAACCGAACACATTGCGACCGGACGCGGCGCGTGGGCTCAATGTAATCGAAAAACCGAACACAATCGTAGCTGGTTTCGCCTTACTGATCCAATCCATAAAATTAAACCTGACGTTGTAAGAGGAGGAGAGTGCGATGCTAAGCTTGATACCCGAGCCGAAGCAGGTGAGAATTACAGACAAGAGGCCATGGCGGGCAGGCGGGGAAGTCCGTCTGCAACTGGCTATGGAAGTGGGAGACCCCCGGCTGGTGCTTCATTGCCGGCGGGCTTTTCC
This genomic interval from Paenibacillus sp. FSL H8-0332 contains the following:
- a CDS encoding ABC transporter permease subunit, producing the protein MAQPSAVQDNLRKELKNPYRRKGRRLRTWHHNKALWLLFLPCLLYYLIFRYAPMFGLVITFKDYNLFKGIWASDWVGLKYYRMFLENPDFWPLMKNTLLLGLYKLVFGFPAPIILAILLNEVRKATFKKFVQTVSYLPHFISNVIVASMVIMFLSPTGGLINNLLGTFGIGPINFMNEPGLFRGIYVLSEIWQHIGWETIIYLAALTAIDPQLYEAADMDGASRMRKIWHVTLPGISPAIVITLILNIGKVLEIGFEKVFLMQNPAIYDTADIISTYVYRVGMEQGNFSYGASIDLFMGIISLIFIYSANYISRRVSETSLW
- a CDS encoding carbohydrate ABC transporter permease codes for the protein MRSPKFSWFNVVSTVFLLGVVVITLYPFLHMLAVSLSSDVNVIKNNISFWPKGFNVNMYELVLGDPKIWTAYKNTLIYTVLGTLISLVVTSTGAYALSRRDMALRGTFTLLIVITMFFSGGMIPTFLVVRSLDMVDTVWGMVLPGAVSTWNLILMRTFFSGIPKELEESGRIDGLNDIGIFMRIIVPLSKASFATIALFYAVGMWNNFIYPLLYLRTPDLFPLQVLLRNLVLAGSASSGDVTGIGGDNQVVEESLKYATIMVSTLPILTVYPFVQKYFVKGAMIGAVKG
- a CDS encoding extracellular solute-binding protein, coding for MNKWKSVMLPLVTAAMLVTGCSGGNNTSTPPAATGTSGGDAAATAGAKQEHTFTALLDNNATFPYSKDWPVWGWIKDKTGVTLEVQTPSGKLAEALNLAVASNVLPDLMYMPNRKESNKFGQQGALIDLMEYMDKLPNLSAWMKQYPDEAKAALSADGKMYMFPNQGFGETNRMIWMYRQDVFEKEGIKAPATYEELHTALKTLKAKYPDSYPLSVRYGQIPDEMNMSMTVNYETGEGAYYDFDKKEWRYGPTEESYKEMVGRWKQFYDEGLIPPDFLSLQTKQWQDMVSTGKSFVTVDYISRVDFFNNAMRKENPEFNMQFMAPPAGLPGGKQLNPYFHYMEGGLTVASTSKNIEDIMSYMDFFYSEDGRTLSSWGVEGETYVKEGSAIKFKPEFTDVIEMRKQTGLQTSGTYTWIDFDAHLSLFSEDLKHAYEEAVNYDPANMQPRPAFTEKENEVISITGQAIKKHRDESFAKFVTGSRKLADWDKYVEEMNNLGVDKLLETYKEAYDRVQNIQLSSN
- a CDS encoding Ig-like domain-containing protein yields the protein MKQWLQGFGKRLGWILWVVSLILVISAVAVPGTARAAGTLTLDEPPGGYGSSGGPVEVSGTYTGLYDVRLYVNGTAQFEVLLDDPDGDDSGSWSYTLDTSRYNGSVELVARGLDTTTRYGVWSPSVTLEVNNPAGVAPVVTITGPDEGVSLSGQVNITVQAQSSLPVSAVQVRVNRGPWQQAAYNGTEYVYVWNTAGIGDRTISLEARATNAPGRYGYSPTVYAQVGAGTHEPAVPLPDQDRAMWIWEPESYKLLLNPGSREVLESFVTDTATFGSKPVTTLYLAVGNYAGYRALEEQEDELRSFMRWAHERNLSVHALVAGGTSPAYMGAYERYHSHAVREIEQIINYNLAVDADEKFDGINVDIEPYISPDFKDPSKFLQMEYLDGLRKMIDRRDTAGIQLPFGPAVPKWYDSSEQGANIQWNGTTKWLSEHIQDISDYISIMDYRDSADGTAGIIAGAAGELAYAEAIGKPDSSREEYRQPVIIMPAPMTFRTPPRCCRMEGLAD
- a CDS encoding DNRLRE domain-containing protein, with protein sequence MPHGGLSGLTLSSGSWDKPFAASDKSYTVTVNSNVTSLQVTPVTAKASDALRVNGLPVASGTAASVTIGSEPADVSVLVYHEDGTADLYLLHIERSQTADPVIPVTMDAFVHEHQPSANFGQEPVLEVADLPNALGGGDRIAFMKADLNLSGTAVQSVTLNVYVTAPPASPVTLALKGYTSAQWTESGITWNNRPVTGGANLGTVRVTGGGWYSADVTAYVVAAAAAGLTPTFQWSDPNTSGIVVSLASSKNSDNKPYLLVNSGIY
- a CDS encoding 6-phosphogluconolactonase; translated protein: MEETLIPAAGHLVERIRVLVYNQRSQMGAAAAGAVGQSIRDLQGKSQAPVRIVFAAAPSQNELYEGLVREQGIDWSRVHAFHMDEYIGLPAVAPQRFGNYLQERLFSIVNPGRIELLGWTGNIEEECRRYAALLNEAPIDIVCLGIGENGHVAFNDPPVADFADPFLVKAVELDEDCRTQQVNDGCFASLDDVPTHALTLTVPALMAGHHLFAIVPGKAKQAALQAALHGPLSTVCPASILRTHPSITLFTDLDAFGS
- a CDS encoding amidohydrolase family protein; this translates as MNGVISGRHYRTGLPLEVHVNDGVIEAVHTLAESQHMNDWPWLAPGLIDLQVNGGWGLDLNTLPLKPETVAGLSRRLLTRGVTSYCPTLITNGPDQLAQAASAIDEAVRTQPVIAGQIAGIHLEGPFLSPEDGPRGAHPLEHICPPDWESFCRWQEAAEGLIRIITVSPEWPGAAAFISRCTASGVRVSIGHTAASTEQIRQAVAAGAVMSTHLGNGTHLTLPRHPHYLWEQLAADELYGCMIADGCHLPDALLKVILRVKQSRAILVSDAVSLSGMAPGAYRLHIGGDVVLTPEGRLHLAGHPRLLAGSAMMLPDQVSYLARAGLVPLEDALDCASLHPARLLGLPQAAGLTAGSPADLIGFRKVGGGDLEIQAVWKNGRITAAKKD